One genomic window of Paenisporosarcina antarctica includes the following:
- a CDS encoding response regulator transcription factor: protein MFKIMIVEDDLTIAGVLREELGKWNHEAFLVEDFSLVMEEFKNNAPQLVLMDISLPSFNGYYWCQEIRKVSQVPIIFISSRNENMDIVMAIQMGADDFISKPFDLTVAVAKMQALLRRTYDFNESDNFLNFNRTVLKPGESKLYYDSQEVDLTRTELKILELLFLQKGEYVSREEIMVNLWEDESFIDDNTLAVNIARLRKKLAKVGLVGFIMTKKGIGYALNKETVHE, encoded by the coding sequence ATGTTTAAAATTATGATTGTTGAAGATGATTTGACAATAGCCGGTGTTCTGAGAGAAGAGTTGGGGAAATGGAATCATGAAGCTTTTCTGGTGGAAGATTTTAGCCTTGTCATGGAAGAGTTCAAAAATAATGCGCCGCAATTGGTGCTGATGGATATTTCATTGCCATCATTCAATGGCTATTATTGGTGCCAGGAAATCCGCAAAGTCTCGCAAGTGCCGATCATTTTTATTTCTTCAAGAAATGAAAACATGGATATCGTCATGGCAATCCAGATGGGAGCGGATGATTTCATCTCCAAACCGTTTGATTTAACGGTGGCGGTTGCCAAGATGCAGGCACTCTTGAGACGGACCTATGATTTCAATGAATCGGATAATTTCCTAAACTTCAACCGGACAGTGCTGAAGCCGGGTGAATCGAAACTATATTACGACAGCCAGGAAGTGGATCTGACGCGGACGGAACTGAAGATTCTCGAATTATTATTTTTGCAGAAAGGAGAATATGTTAGCCGGGAAGAAATCATGGTCAACTTATGGGAAGATGAGTCGTTCATTGATGATAATACGTTGGCGGTGAACATTGCGAGACTGCGGAAAAAGCTAGCGAAGGTCGGTTTGGTGGGATTCATTATGACGAAAAAAGGAATTGGGTATGCGCTAAATAAGGAGACCGTTCATGAATAA
- a CDS encoding diguanylate cyclase, producing the protein MVFQTEKKADYAEQLVIANKELAFQNEEKAAQAAELNIANEELAFQNKEKDKRATELIVANKELAFQNEEKAARAAELNIANKELAFQNKEKDKRAAELVIANKELAFQNEEKAARAAELNIANEDMAFQNKEKEKRATELIVANKELDFQNEEKASRAAELIIANKELAFQNKEKDKRAAELVIANKELAYQNEEKAARAAELIIANEELAFQNKEKDKRAAELVIANKELAFQNEEKAARAAELIIANEELAFQNKEKDKRAAELVIANKELAFQNEEKAARAAELIIANEELAFQNKEKDKRAAELIIANEELAVQNKEKDKRSEELIFANKELAFQNEEISYLSYHDQLTGLYNRRFYEEELKRLDTPRNLPLTILIGDLNSLKLINDFFGHAMGDELLKKTAEIIKQGCRADDIVSRIGGDEFVILLPKTNAFEAQVIIKRILELASLEKAGLIDISISFGYETKKHKEDKIQEVFKKADKHMYTFKLFESPKIRGNTVDMIIKAFQDKNKRLEQHSQRVSKLCERMGQVLGMFDYQIEELATVGLLHDIGKIAINENILNKPGKLTVDEWKEIKRHSEIGYRILSTANDMSKMADYVLAHHERWDGKGYPRGLKENEIPFESRIIAIADAYDAMTSERTYSIALSAEAALVELQKNAGIQFDPELVTVFIEKALGK; encoded by the coding sequence TTGGTTTTTCAAACCGAAAAGAAAGCAGACTATGCCGAACAGTTAGTCATTGCAAATAAAGAGCTAGCCTTTCAGAACGAAGAGAAGGCAGCCCAAGCAGCAGAATTAAATATTGCGAATGAAGAACTGGCTTTTCAAAACAAAGAGAAAGATAAACGAGCAACAGAATTAATCGTTGCAAATAAAGAGCTAGCCTTTCAGAACGAAGAGAAGGCAGCCCGGGCAGCAGAATTAAATATTGCAAATAAAGAACTGGCTTTTCAAAACAAAGAGAAAGATAAACGAGCAGCAGAGTTAGTCATTGCAAATAAGGAGCTAGCCTTTCAGAACGAAGAGAAGGCAGCCCGAGCAGCAGAATTAAATATTGCGAATGAAGACATGGCTTTTCAAAACAAAGAGAAAGAAAAACGAGCAACAGAATTAATCGTTGCAAATAAAGAGCTAGACTTTCAGAACGAAGAGAAGGCATCCCGAGCAGCAGAATTAATTATTGCGAATAAAGAGCTGGCTTTTCAAAACAAAGAGAAAGATAAACGAGCAGCAGAGTTAGTCATTGCAAATAAAGAGCTTGCTTATCAGAATGAAGAGAAAGCAGCCCGAGCAGCAGAATTAATTATTGCGAATGAAGAACTAGCTTTTCAAAACAAAGAGAAAGATAAACGAGCAGCAGAGTTAGTCATTGCAAATAAAGAGCTCGCTTTTCAGAACGAAGAGAAGGCAGCCCGAGCAGCAGAATTAATTATTGCGAATGAAGAACTAGCCTTTCAAAACAAAGAGAAGGATAAACGAGCAGCAGAGTTAGTCATTGCAAATAAAGAACTGGCCTTTCAGAACGAAGAGAAGGCAGCCCGAGCAGCAGAATTAATTATTGCGAATGAAGAACTAGCCTTTCAAAACAAAGAGAAAGATAAACGAGCAGCAGAGTTAATTATTGCGAATGAAGAACTGGCCGTTCAAAACAAAGAGAAAGATAAACGCTCAGAAGAGTTAATCTTTGCGAATAAAGAGCTAGCCTTTCAAAACGAAGAGATTTCATATCTTAGCTACCATGATCAATTAACAGGTTTATATAACAGAAGATTTTATGAAGAAGAGTTAAAGAGACTGGATACGCCTAGAAACTTACCTTTGACTATCTTAATTGGTGATCTAAATAGTTTAAAGCTAATCAATGATTTTTTTGGACATGCCATGGGTGATGAGTTGTTGAAAAAAACTGCAGAAATAATTAAACAAGGTTGCAGGGCTGATGATATTGTTTCCAGAATTGGTGGGGATGAATTTGTTATCCTGTTACCTAAAACGAATGCTTTTGAAGCGCAGGTTATTATTAAACGTATCCTGGAACTGGCATCACTAGAAAAAGCAGGTTTAATTGATATTTCTATTTCATTTGGTTATGAAACAAAGAAGCATAAAGAAGATAAAATACAAGAAGTATTCAAAAAAGCAGACAAACATATGTATACGTTTAAACTATTTGAAAGCCCAAAAATTAGGGGAAATACAGTTGATATGATCATTAAGGCTTTCCAGGATAAAAACAAAAGGTTGGAACAGCACTCCCAAAGAGTTTCAAAATTATGCGAAAGAATGGGACAAGTTCTTGGAATGTTTGACTATCAAATTGAGGAACTCGCTACAGTTGGATTACTTCACGATATAGGCAAAATAGCTATAAATGAAAATATACTTAATAAGCCAGGTAAACTTACTGTAGATGAATGGAAAGAAATTAAGCGTCATTCAGAAATAGGTTATAGAATTCTAAGTACAGCCAATGATATGTCTAAAATGGCGGATTATGTATTAGCTCATCATGAAAGGTGGGATGGGAAAGGCTATCCTAGAGGCTTGAAGGAGAATGAAATACCCTTTGAGTCAAGAATCATAGCTATTGCGGATGCATACGATGCGATGACCAGTGAAAGGACATATAGCATTGCACTGTCAGCGGAAGCTGCACTAGTAGAATTGCAAAAAAATGCAGGTATTCAATTTGATCCGGAATTGGTAACCGTATTTATTGAAAAGGCATTGGGTAAATAG